The DNA sequence TCAGTAGCTCGTCCCAGGTAATAAACCCGGTCGGCATCGTAAATCAGCTGGCGGACTTCGGTCATGGGGAGATAATACTGTTCCAGCTGTGCGAACTTCTCGCGGGTTTTTTTGAGGGCAGCCCGGGCGGCAGCTGTATCCTGGTCTGCGAGGGCGCGTTGCACTTTTTCCAGTTCGGCTCGGACCCTTTCATGGGCATCTTTCAGATATCTGAAGTCACTGTTCTCCAAGACAGGTTTCCAGGGAGCAGGAGGCTGGTTCTGACAGGCGGAAATGATTGCAAGTGAGAGAAGAAGAATGCAGGCGATTCGTATTCTGGTCATGGCTGCCTCTGTGGGATTGCACAGGTGAATTAATGTTTCATGGAGACTGAGGTTCGTCAGATGACGGGTTGTCGCTCAGTCGGTACTTTTTCAGTTTGTACTGCAGGTTGCTGCGGCTGATGCCAAGATTCCTGGCTGCCTGCGCCTGGATACCGCGAGCTTCAATCAGGGCGCCGCGGAGGACGCTTTCTTCGACCCTGTCGAGGTAGTCCGGCAATGATTCGCCGGGATTTCTTTCCGGCCTCGCCCGTTCCGGATCGGCCGGCCGGTCGTTGTCGCTGCCCAATTCCGCCGGCAGGTCGCGGCTCTGCAGCTGGGTGTCGTTGCAGAACAGCAGGGCGCGTTCGATGGTGTTGCGCAACTCGCGGATATTCCCCGGCCAGTGGTACTGTTTCAGGCGGTCCATGGCCGCGGGAGAAATTCCGGTTACGTTGCGATTCAGCTCCGCGGCCAGGTTCTGCAGGAAATACTGGGCCAGCAGCGGGATGTCGTCAACACGTTCACGCAGCGGCGGCACCGGCAGTTCAACAACGTTTAGCCGGTAGTAGAGATCCTCGCGAAAAGTGCCGGCGGCGACCATGTCGCGCAGGTCGCGGTTACCGGCGGCAATGAGGCGCACGTCGGCCCGCAGCTCGATGGTCCCCCCGACCCGACGATAGACCTTTTCCTGCAGCAGGCGCAGCAGTTTCGGCTGCATGGCCAGCGGCAGTTCGCCGATCTCGTCGAGGAACAGGGTGCCGCTGCCGGCCATTTCCACCAGCCCTTTTTTGCGCTCACCGGCGCCGCTGAAGGCTCCCCGCTCATGGCCGAAGAGTTCGCTTTCCAGCAGGTTTTCTGGAAAGGTGGCGCAGTTGACGGCGACCCATGGGCCTTGGCTGCGACTGCTGCTGCGGTGGATGATGCGGGCGACCAGCTCCTTGCCGACACCGCTTTCACCGCTGATCAGGACCGGACTCGGGGCCGGCGCGATGCGGGCGATCTGCTCCAGCAGCTGGCGGATGGAGGGACTTTCGCCGATCAGTTCCCGGCCATAGGATTTTTCCAGCTGGCGCCGCAGTGCCTGGTTCTCGATCTGGATGCGGGAATGCTCCAGGGCCTGGTGAATGACCAGCAGCACCTCGTCATTATTGAACGGTTTCAGCAGGTAGTCATGGATGCCGGACTTGAGGGCCGTAAGCGCCGTTTCCACCGTGGCATAGGCGGTCATCAGGATAAACGGCAGCTTCCCGTAGCGCTCAACCACGTTGCGGTAGAATTCCAGGCCGTCCATCTGCGGCATCTTCAGGTCGGACAGGATCAGCGCCACGTCTTCTCGGGAGAGCAGTTCCAGGGCGGCGAAAGGATTTTCGGCCAGGCTCACCCGGTATCCGGCGCCACGCAGCAGTTCGGCCAGC is a window from the Geothermobacter hydrogeniphilus genome containing:
- a CDS encoding sigma-54-dependent transcriptional regulator; this encodes MNHILIVDDEKNYRLVLAELLRGAGYRVSLAENPFAALELLSREDVALILSDLKMPQMDGLEFYRNVVERYGKLPFILMTAYATVETALTALKSGIHDYLLKPFNNDEVLLVIHQALEHSRIQIENQALRRQLEKSYGRELIGESPSIRQLLEQIARIAPAPSPVLISGESGVGKELVARIIHRSSSRSQGPWVAVNCATFPENLLESELFGHERGAFSGAGERKKGLVEMAGSGTLFLDEIGELPLAMQPKLLRLLQEKVYRRVGGTIELRADVRLIAAGNRDLRDMVAAGTFREDLYYRLNVVELPVPPLRERVDDIPLLAQYFLQNLAAELNRNVTGISPAAMDRLKQYHWPGNIRELRNTIERALLFCNDTQLQSRDLPAELGSDNDRPADPERARPERNPGESLPDYLDRVEESVLRGALIEARGIQAQAARNLGISRSNLQYKLKKYRLSDNPSSDEPQSP